The Salvelinus namaycush isolate Seneca chromosome 1, SaNama_1.0, whole genome shotgun sequence genome has a window encoding:
- the LOC120045303 gene encoding katanin p80 WD40 repeat-containing subunit B1-like isoform X1 produces the protein MAVANTTKTSWRLQEIVAHSSNVVCLALGKNSGRLLATGGEDCRVNIWAVSKPNCIMSLTGHNNPVECVKFNNSEEQVVAGSQSGSLRVWDLEAAKILRTLMGHKANICSLDFHPFGEYLASGSMDTNIKLWDVRRKGCVFRYKGHTQAVRCLAFSPDGKWLASASDDSTIKLWDLTAGKMITEFTAHTGAINIIQFHPNEYLLASGSSDRTIKLWDLEKFKMIGSSEGELGPVRCLAFNLDGCCLYSGAVDSLRVYGWEPDRCFDVVPVGWGKVADLAICNHQLIGVSYNLTNVSSYVVDLTRVKKSGSVIQGVIQDDQPLTEPSPKGSTLRRNYDRPLTTCSTQRVKQSSESDRRSPEGERRSPSSEDEKESSAEIRNPEDYKEIFQPKSAISRTPPKSEPFPAPLEDESFVVRANQGLVELMTPMTGRQQPGLLLNLPVASSTPVLRVEPTMVATAPRPIPVVTTRPPSSNHSPAPQPAPPPVVAMAKAKPQPSVILSTRNEPIGLNVGDFLPPARNNRLSVLGDDEALAQIRKGHDTMCVMLTSRHKNLDTIRAVWGSGDVKTSLDSAVSMKDLSIVVDILNIVNLKPSLWKLDLCTSILPQIEELLQSKYESYVQTGCTSLKLILKRFWPLISDTLTAPPSVGVDITREERHQKCKACYKQLKNLSNVVKNKANQVGRHGSAFKELQLLMSPLDY, from the exons ATGGCTGTGGCCAACACCACCAAAACATCATGGAGATTAC AGGAGATTGTAGCCCATTCCAGTAATGTGGTGTGTCTGGCCCTGGGGAAGAACTCAGGCCGTCTGCTAGCCACTGGGGGAGAGGACTGCCGAGTCAACATCTGGGCAGTCAGCAAACCCAACTGCATCATG AGTCTGACAGGCCATAATAACCCAGTGGAGTGTGTAAAGTTTAATAACTCTGAGGAGCAGGTGGTGGCTGGCTCACAGTCCGGATCACTGCGCGTATGGGACCTGGAGGCTGCAAAGA TCCTAAGAACTCTAATGGGACACAAGGCCAATATCTGCAGCTTGGACTTCCACCCGTTTGGGGAATACCTGGCATCTGGTTCCATGGACACCAACATcaag CTGTGGGATGTACGGAGAAAGGGCTGTGTGTTCAGGTACAAG ggTCACACTCAGGCAGTGAGGTGCCTGGCCTTCAGTCCAGATGGGAAATGGTTGGCCTCTGCTAGTGATGACAGCACCATCAAG CTGTGGGACCTGACTGCAGGGAAGATGATCACAGAGTTTACAGCACACACCGGCGCCATCAACATCATCCAGTTCCACCCCAACGAGTATCTGCTAGCGTCAGGCAGCTCTGACAG GACCATCAAACTGTGGGATCTGGAAAAGTTCAAGATGATTGGCTCTTCAGAGGGAGAGCTGGGACCAGTCAG GTGTCTGGCCTTTAACCTGGATGGCTGCTGTCTGTATAGTGGAGCTGTGGACTCTCTCCGTGTGTATGGCTGGGAGCCCGACCGCTGCTTTGATGTGGTGCCAGTGGGCTGGGGCAAGGTGGCAGACCTGGCTATCTGCAACCACCAGCTG ATTGGCGTGTCGTACAATCTGACTAATGTCTCGTCTTACGTGGTGGATTTGACGCGGGTGAAGAAGTCTGGCTCTGTGATCCAAGGCGTAATCCAGGACGACCAGCCGCTCACAGAGCCCTCCCCGAAAGGGTCCACGCTGCGACGCAACTACGACAGACCCCTGACCACCTGCAGCACACAGAG GGTCAAGCAGAGTTCTGAGTCAGACCGCCGCAGTCccgagggggagaggaggagcccCAGTAGCGAGGACGAGAAGGAGTCCTCCGCCGAGATCCGTAACCCTGAGGACTACAAAGAGAtcttccagccaaagagcgccaTCT CTCGCACCCCCCCAAAGAGTGAGCCCTTCCCTGCCCCCTTGGAAGATG AGAGTTTTGTGGTGAGGGCTAACCAAGGGCTGGTGGAGCTCATGACTCCTATGACTGGCAGACAGCAG CCCGGCCTGTTGTTAAACCTTCCCGTGGCATCGTCCACTCCGGTCCTGAGGGTGGAGCCTACCATGGTTGCCACGGCGCCCCGTCCCATCCCCGTGGTAACCACACGACCTCCGAGCTCTAACCACTCCCCCGCACCCCAACCAGCCCCCCCACCGGTCGTTGCTATGGCGAAGGCCAAACCCCAGCCCAGCGTCATCCTCTCCACCAGGAATGAACCAATAGGGCTCAACGTGGGCGATTTCTTgcct CCTGCTCGTAACAACCGGCTCAGTGTGCTGGGTGATGACGAGGCTCTGGCCCAGATCCGAAAGGGCCATGATACCATGTGTGTGATGCTCACCAGCCGACACAAGAACCTGGACACCATCAGAGCCGTGTGGGGCAGCGGGGACGTCAAG ACTTCCTTGGACTCGGCCGTCTCGATGAAGGATCTCTCTATCGTCGTGGACATCCTCAACATCGTTAACCTCAAACC GTCGCTATGGAAACTGGACCTGTGTACCTCTATCCTGCCCCAGATTGAAGAGCTGCTGCAAAGCAAGTATGAGAG TTATGTGCAGACGGGTTGCACCTCTCTGAAGCTGATCCTGAAGCGTTTCTGGCCTCTCATCTCAGACACGCTGACAGCGCCCCCCTCTGTTGGAGTGGATATAACACGGGAGGAACG CCACCAGAAGTGCAAGGCATGCTACAAGCAGCTGAAGAACCTCAGCAACGTGGTGAAGAACAAGGCCAACCAGGTGGGACGCCACGGCAGCGCCTTCAAAGAGCTGCAGCTGCTCATGTCCCCACTGGACTACTGA
- the LOC120045303 gene encoding katanin p80 WD40 repeat-containing subunit B1-like isoform X2 produces MAVANTTKTSWRLQEIVAHSSNVVCLALGKNSGRLLATGGEDCRVNIWAVSKPNCIMSLTGHNNPVECVKFNNSEEQVVAGSQSGSLRVWDLEAAKILRTLMGHKANICSLDFHPFGEYLASGSMDTNIKLWDVRRKGCVFRYKGHTQAVRCLAFSPDGKWLASASDDSTIKLWDLTAGKMITEFTAHTGAINIIQFHPNEYLLASGSSDRTIKLWDLEKFKMIGSSEGELGPVRCLAFNLDGCCLYSGAVDSLRVYGWEPDRCFDVVPVGWGKVADLAICNHQLIGVSYNLTNVSSYVVDLTRVKKSGSVIQGVIQDDQPLTEPSPKGSTLRRNYDRPLTTCSTQRVKQSSESDRRSPEGERRSPSSEDEKESSAEIRNPEDYKEIFQPKSAISRTPPKSEPFPAPLEDESFVVRANQGLVELMTPMTGRQQPGLLLNLPVASSTPVLRVEPTMVATAPRPIPVVTTRPPSSNHSPAPQPAPPPVVAMAKAKPQPSVILSTRNEPIGLNVGDFLPPARNNRLSVLGDDEALAQIRKGHDTMCVMLTSRHKNLDTIRAVWGSGDVKVFFCGCCSVFRLPWTRPSR; encoded by the exons ATGGCTGTGGCCAACACCACCAAAACATCATGGAGATTAC AGGAGATTGTAGCCCATTCCAGTAATGTGGTGTGTCTGGCCCTGGGGAAGAACTCAGGCCGTCTGCTAGCCACTGGGGGAGAGGACTGCCGAGTCAACATCTGGGCAGTCAGCAAACCCAACTGCATCATG AGTCTGACAGGCCATAATAACCCAGTGGAGTGTGTAAAGTTTAATAACTCTGAGGAGCAGGTGGTGGCTGGCTCACAGTCCGGATCACTGCGCGTATGGGACCTGGAGGCTGCAAAGA TCCTAAGAACTCTAATGGGACACAAGGCCAATATCTGCAGCTTGGACTTCCACCCGTTTGGGGAATACCTGGCATCTGGTTCCATGGACACCAACATcaag CTGTGGGATGTACGGAGAAAGGGCTGTGTGTTCAGGTACAAG ggTCACACTCAGGCAGTGAGGTGCCTGGCCTTCAGTCCAGATGGGAAATGGTTGGCCTCTGCTAGTGATGACAGCACCATCAAG CTGTGGGACCTGACTGCAGGGAAGATGATCACAGAGTTTACAGCACACACCGGCGCCATCAACATCATCCAGTTCCACCCCAACGAGTATCTGCTAGCGTCAGGCAGCTCTGACAG GACCATCAAACTGTGGGATCTGGAAAAGTTCAAGATGATTGGCTCTTCAGAGGGAGAGCTGGGACCAGTCAG GTGTCTGGCCTTTAACCTGGATGGCTGCTGTCTGTATAGTGGAGCTGTGGACTCTCTCCGTGTGTATGGCTGGGAGCCCGACCGCTGCTTTGATGTGGTGCCAGTGGGCTGGGGCAAGGTGGCAGACCTGGCTATCTGCAACCACCAGCTG ATTGGCGTGTCGTACAATCTGACTAATGTCTCGTCTTACGTGGTGGATTTGACGCGGGTGAAGAAGTCTGGCTCTGTGATCCAAGGCGTAATCCAGGACGACCAGCCGCTCACAGAGCCCTCCCCGAAAGGGTCCACGCTGCGACGCAACTACGACAGACCCCTGACCACCTGCAGCACACAGAG GGTCAAGCAGAGTTCTGAGTCAGACCGCCGCAGTCccgagggggagaggaggagcccCAGTAGCGAGGACGAGAAGGAGTCCTCCGCCGAGATCCGTAACCCTGAGGACTACAAAGAGAtcttccagccaaagagcgccaTCT CTCGCACCCCCCCAAAGAGTGAGCCCTTCCCTGCCCCCTTGGAAGATG AGAGTTTTGTGGTGAGGGCTAACCAAGGGCTGGTGGAGCTCATGACTCCTATGACTGGCAGACAGCAG CCCGGCCTGTTGTTAAACCTTCCCGTGGCATCGTCCACTCCGGTCCTGAGGGTGGAGCCTACCATGGTTGCCACGGCGCCCCGTCCCATCCCCGTGGTAACCACACGACCTCCGAGCTCTAACCACTCCCCCGCACCCCAACCAGCCCCCCCACCGGTCGTTGCTATGGCGAAGGCCAAACCCCAGCCCAGCGTCATCCTCTCCACCAGGAATGAACCAATAGGGCTCAACGTGGGCGATTTCTTgcct CCTGCTCGTAACAACCGGCTCAGTGTGCTGGGTGATGACGAGGCTCTGGCCCAGATCCGAAAGGGCCATGATACCATGTGTGTGATGCTCACCAGCCGACACAAGAACCTGGACACCATCAGAGCCGTGTGGGGCAGCGGGGACGTCAAG GTGTTTTTTTGTGGTTGCTGCTCTGTCTTCAGACTTCCTTGGACTCGGCCGTCTCGATGA
- the LOC120055744 gene encoding transmembrane protein 208-like gives MAPKGKVGTKGKKQIYEENEVTLKFYTRVILGANAIYTALNLLVFYSYSTFWTWFALVFALAVYVGSYRAMTAMAQAVFGEDGSLIDGGIDLNMEQGMAEHLKDVILLTAILQVLSTISSYFWYLWLLAPARAMFLLWVNFLGPWFSAETPGAAPEEVNEKKQRRQERRQMKRF, from the exons ATGGCG CCCAAAGGTAAGGTCGGCACTAAAGGCAAGAAGCAAATCTACGAGGAGAATGAGGTGACACTCAAGTTCTACACCAGAGTAATCTTGGGAGCCAAC GCGATATACACTGCGTTAAACCTCTTGGTCTTCTATAGCTATTCAACGTTTTGGACATGG TTTGCGCTGGTGTTTGCCCTGGCAGTGTATGTGGGCAGTTACCGCGCCATGACTGCCATGGCCCAAGCAGTGTTTGGTGAGGATGGGAGTCTGATCGACGGTGGAATAGATCTGAACATGGAGCAGGGGATGGCAGA GCATCTGAAGGATGTTATCCTGCTAACTGCTATATTACAAGTGCTCAGCACCATCTCCTCCTACTTCTGGTACCTTTGGCTGCTG gccccGGCGCGAGCAATGTTCCTGCTGTGGGTGAACTTCCTAGGCCCCTGGTTTTCGGCCGAGACCCCTGGTGCAGCCCCAGAGGAGGTGAATGAGAAGAAGCAGAGACGACAGGAGCGCAGACAGATGAAGAGATTTTAA
- the LOC120045335 gene encoding oxidoreductase HTATIP2-like produces the protein MKLLEISWGKALGFFAVLLAVIAAVLQHLENCEETIYTRMTHDLKTLAEDFRQKNKSCFILGASGETGKELLKEIVERKLFSKITLIGRRQLTFEDKAFENLVQEVVDFEKLDDYAAVFQGHDVGYCCLGTTKAKAGADGFIRVDHDYVLKSAELAKAGGCSHFNLESSKGADKTSGFLYLKVKGQVEADIEPLGFERFSIYRPAVLMVDRQESRPTEWFARKVLGPISSMFPTAMSIPIQSVTRAMVANTLIPAGEKVEILENKAIYDLGKDPEK, from the exons ATGAAACTACTGGAAATCAGTTGGGGTAAAGCTCTTGGCTTCTTCGCTGTTCTGCTCGCTGTCATTGCAGCCGTTTTACAACATCTAGAAAACTGCGAAGAGACAATATACACCAG GATGACACACGACCTGAAAACACTGGCAGAGGACTTCAGACAGAAGAATAAAAGTTGTTTTATCCTGGGTGCCTCTGGCGAGACAGGCAAGGAGTTACTGAAAGAGATTGTGGAGAGGAAACTCTTCTCGAAGATCACTCTCATCGGAAGGCGGCAGCTCACATTTGAAGACAAAGCGTTTGAGAACCTG GTGCAGGAGGTGGTGGACTTTGAGAAACTGGATGACTACGCTGCAGTATTCCAAGGGCATGATGTTGGCTACTGCTGCCTGGGAACGACCAAAGCCAAAGCAGGGGCT GATGGATTCATCCGTGTTGACCATGACTATGTCCTGAAGTCAGCGGAGCTCGCCAAGGCAGGAGGCTGCTCACACTTCAACCTCGAGTCTTCTAAAGGGGCTGACAAAACCAGTGGTTTTCTCTATCTCAAAGTGAAG GGACAAGTGGAGGCAGACATTGAACCGTTGGGCTTCGAGAGGTTCTCCATCTATCGCCCTGC GGTGCTGATGGTTGACAGGCAGGAGAGCCGGCCTACTGAGTGGTTTGCCAGGAAGGTCCTGGGCCCTATTTCTTCCATGTTTCCCACGGCAATGTCCATCCCCATCCAATCTGTGACCAGGGCCATGGTGGCCAACACACTGATCCCTGCAGGGGAGAAAGTGGAGATCCTGGAGAATAAAGCCATCTATGACTTGGGGAAGGACCCAGAGAAATGA